One genomic window of Boudabousia tangfeifanii includes the following:
- a CDS encoding ferritin-like fold-containing protein: MTASANPEEHSQFFDPDQADENTLGKATAPQAGFVGYATLAAVGRIGKDSTMCPNVAQSLQLAKMVSTACQAMEKLDEWAQKNGEELQGIIAAFYGNVNDLESRLRPKDWWERLVKSYVTIGLFADLAKEVGGGTDLELAHPAMTDFGYANFAQPLLKSYVASHPNEAARLSLWGRRVFGETLGLTREGLTLRLELGVHGTTRLLEVMQKLGGMHEARMEAAGLSG, translated from the coding sequence ATGACTGCAAGTGCAAATCCGGAAGAACATAGCCAATTCTTTGATCCCGATCAGGCTGACGAAAATACCCTAGGTAAAGCCACTGCGCCCCAAGCCGGCTTCGTTGGTTACGCCACCTTGGCGGCGGTAGGTCGTATTGGAAAAGACTCTACGATGTGCCCGAACGTGGCACAGTCCCTCCAATTGGCCAAGATGGTGTCAACTGCCTGCCAAGCGATGGAAAAGCTTGATGAGTGGGCTCAGAAAAATGGGGAAGAACTCCAAGGGATTATTGCCGCTTTCTACGGCAACGTCAACGATTTAGAATCGCGCTTGCGCCCAAAGGATTGGTGGGAACGCCTCGTCAAGTCCTATGTCACTATTGGCCTATTTGCGGATTTGGCCAAAGAAGTTGGGGGCGGCACCGACCTCGAGCTAGCACACCCAGCCATGACTGATTTCGGTTATGCCAACTTCGCCCAGCCGCTCTTAAAAAGCTACGTGGCAAGTCATCCTAATGAAGCCGCTAGGCTCTCACTATGGGGGCGCCGCGTCTTTGGTGAAACGCTTGGTTTGACTCGCGAAGGCTTGACTTTACGCTTGGAGCTTGGTGTTCACGGTACCACCCGTTTGCTAGAAGTAATGCAAAAACTTGGGGGGATGCATGAAGCCCGGATGGAAGCCGCTGGGCTTTCTGGCTAA
- a CDS encoding PD-(D/E)XK nuclease family protein translates to MRVRSWPKPVELDPAQQAALTAFQTGTPVVLSGSAGSGLTTTALAAFGAELAPEGEHRLGDTDGGGRNDLWIVPTGEQARRLQGLVSHAAGKENRVSRPVKTMAAVAFQILRQYYVEREDPLGVPKLITGAEMDIFLEELLEKQTFPWDPKIPREVIESEQFRTQLRSFLDEAFAQGWDMNEIAQVGQCQDKPNWLAGAQVGAEVNVAMIEMQRLTALMETGEIPAWQSNSATIEDWASRRDGLRLSAPGAIRLASFILRHWDDLATIERIQAARPRYTRIIVDGGQELDAAALDLLTVLCQETPTLVTNNPSVALASYRGGLALTSTELAERLNAQEFHLPGQYRLPVELAQFVDQTMDLVPIGEKHYTSARSEETRKMGEPNPQNSPSKTDAKQQTSNRQDVEDQAKALPYEAAVYASSYQEALATAAKIRELHLKGKVSYDQMAIVVRSGSQISELRSQLSEVPTRVVSQALVFSTHRLSRLMLELLAGTVDLDEVFTGPLLGVDPLSYSALVRHIGDLWQIGPNYLLAQAAGVATSEVNQENTEEASAAVDESATVAVTDQTVSDSEESFIQPSPVASALGQLKAALGQGENHSQFLERVQTCEDAEEILKLILSDLELTELFARTLYGTTLADVAEKLLPAAKVLKAANRSHMPPRQKLWDLWESAGVAEKWQEMALNGSDWADENLDAVLALMRAADLWEQANPQGSAESFAKKELESTIPSTNLASTGYRGPAVDLLTSAQVAAREYQHVFVMQLQENLWPNLRLRDSFFDTSELRIRKTQIALCDDLPFDPAARRLEKLRDEVRMFTAALTRATQKVHLSAFANENAAPSLFFMALKELATQVFKTDGSGQLQVSSAPKSFDLNGVSAHLRALSLQNGGDPKQVALQTAQLIKLAAAGVEHADWRNWPQALPLSTLDPLYQPDTEVAISPSALQSHLECPLKWFFRSVARTKPGEKQLLGTFLHSMAENRAFGDEEGQVDLETLKTDMLASLDRAWDAIGSPRETLEGQDQYEKAVEKVEVLATILAASTPVAVEAELVAKVGDNARIWGKVDRIEQLSDGRISIIDYKSGKPIAVKDAVVNPQLLAYQVAWEALPAAEKAKILGCSPQELSGQTGQVANASLYYLEKRSKEPFPSRTQPALTGDGQGELSELDVDAAVAALDAEAPTLDQARQVVHSAASSIRAGQYRTKVNNQCDRCNFKSSCPSQSQGRKLFS, encoded by the coding sequence ATGCGAGTACGATCATGGCCAAAACCGGTCGAACTAGATCCGGCGCAACAAGCTGCGTTGACTGCCTTTCAAACTGGCACCCCCGTGGTACTCTCCGGCAGTGCTGGTAGTGGCCTAACCACCACAGCCCTTGCTGCCTTTGGGGCTGAGCTGGCGCCCGAGGGCGAGCATCGCCTTGGCGACACTGACGGTGGGGGACGCAACGACCTGTGGATTGTCCCTACCGGCGAACAAGCTCGACGCTTGCAAGGTTTGGTTTCGCACGCCGCAGGAAAAGAAAACCGGGTCAGTCGACCGGTGAAAACTATGGCGGCTGTTGCCTTCCAAATTTTGCGTCAATACTATGTGGAACGTGAAGATCCTCTCGGAGTGCCCAAGCTAATCACTGGCGCAGAAATGGATATCTTCCTAGAAGAACTACTGGAAAAGCAGACCTTCCCTTGGGATCCAAAGATTCCCCGCGAAGTAATTGAAAGCGAACAATTCCGCACCCAGCTGCGTTCTTTCCTTGATGAGGCCTTTGCCCAAGGCTGGGACATGAACGAAATCGCTCAAGTCGGCCAGTGCCAAGACAAACCAAACTGGCTTGCTGGAGCACAAGTTGGGGCAGAAGTAAATGTGGCCATGATTGAAATGCAGCGCCTGACTGCACTAATGGAAACCGGAGAAATACCTGCGTGGCAGTCGAATTCTGCGACCATCGAAGATTGGGCTTCCCGCCGAGATGGCTTACGTCTTAGCGCCCCTGGAGCGATTCGTTTAGCCAGCTTCATTCTGCGTCATTGGGACGATTTGGCCACAATAGAGCGAATCCAAGCAGCCCGCCCTCGTTATACCCGCATTATTGTTGATGGGGGACAGGAACTGGATGCAGCAGCCCTCGACTTATTGACGGTACTATGCCAAGAAACTCCTACATTAGTGACTAATAATCCCAGTGTGGCCTTGGCTTCTTACCGTGGTGGTTTGGCACTGACCAGCACAGAATTGGCCGAACGGCTAAATGCGCAAGAATTCCACCTACCTGGTCAGTACCGACTTCCTGTAGAACTAGCTCAGTTCGTAGACCAGACCATGGACTTAGTCCCGATTGGGGAAAAACACTATACTTCCGCTCGATCCGAAGAAACAAGGAAAATGGGGGAGCCAAATCCCCAAAACAGCCCGTCGAAGACTGACGCAAAACAGCAAACCTCGAATCGCCAGGACGTTGAGGATCAGGCAAAAGCCCTGCCTTACGAGGCGGCGGTCTACGCCTCTTCCTATCAAGAAGCGTTGGCAACAGCCGCTAAAATCCGTGAACTTCACCTGAAAGGCAAAGTCTCCTACGACCAAATGGCAATTGTGGTTCGTTCTGGAAGCCAAATCTCAGAGCTGCGCTCGCAATTATCGGAAGTGCCAACTCGGGTCGTTTCCCAGGCGCTAGTGTTTTCTACCCACCGGTTAAGCCGGTTAATGCTGGAATTGTTGGCTGGAACAGTCGATCTTGATGAGGTTTTTACCGGTCCACTTTTGGGTGTTGACCCCTTGTCTTACAGCGCTTTGGTTCGTCACATCGGTGACCTTTGGCAGATCGGCCCCAACTATTTACTGGCGCAAGCTGCCGGCGTGGCAACTAGCGAAGTAAATCAGGAAAACACTGAGGAAGCCAGTGCTGCGGTGGATGAATCGGCAACCGTGGCCGTCACGGATCAGACTGTCTCAGATTCAGAAGAATCATTTATTCAGCCCAGTCCGGTTGCTAGCGCCCTCGGCCAGCTAAAAGCTGCTTTAGGGCAAGGTGAAAACCACTCCCAGTTCCTTGAGAGGGTGCAAACCTGTGAAGATGCTGAAGAGATTCTAAAACTAATCCTTTCGGATCTAGAGCTAACTGAACTGTTTGCCCGCACTCTTTATGGCACGACTTTGGCTGATGTGGCTGAAAAACTGCTCCCAGCGGCCAAAGTGCTCAAAGCAGCTAATCGCTCGCACATGCCTCCTAGGCAAAAATTATGGGATCTGTGGGAAAGTGCCGGTGTGGCCGAAAAATGGCAAGAAATGGCTTTAAATGGCAGTGATTGGGCGGATGAAAATCTCGATGCGGTTCTAGCCCTTATGCGGGCGGCAGACTTGTGGGAGCAGGCTAATCCGCAAGGTAGCGCAGAAAGCTTTGCCAAGAAGGAACTTGAATCGACCATCCCTTCAACTAACTTGGCCAGCACTGGCTATCGGGGGCCAGCAGTTGACCTCCTAACCAGTGCCCAAGTTGCGGCCCGCGAGTACCAGCACGTTTTCGTCATGCAACTGCAAGAGAACCTTTGGCCAAATCTGCGACTGCGTGATTCTTTCTTTGATACTTCAGAGCTTCGAATCCGCAAAACCCAGATTGCGTTATGTGACGATCTGCCTTTCGATCCGGCAGCCAGACGCCTCGAAAAACTGAGGGATGAAGTGCGCATGTTTACCGCAGCACTGACTCGCGCTACGCAAAAGGTACATCTTTCGGCATTCGCCAATGAAAATGCGGCCCCTTCACTGTTCTTTATGGCCTTAAAGGAACTCGCAACCCAAGTTTTTAAGACCGATGGTTCAGGACAACTGCAAGTCAGCAGTGCTCCCAAGAGTTTTGACCTCAATGGGGTTAGCGCCCACCTACGTGCTTTAAGTCTGCAAAATGGTGGCGATCCTAAACAGGTAGCACTGCAAACGGCGCAATTGATTAAGCTAGCTGCTGCGGGTGTAGAGCATGCTGACTGGCGAAACTGGCCACAGGCATTACCACTGTCTACCCTCGACCCGCTATATCAGCCAGATACTGAAGTTGCAATTAGCCCCTCGGCCTTGCAAAGCCATCTTGAATGCCCACTTAAGTGGTTCTTTAGAAGTGTGGCTCGTACCAAGCCTGGCGAAAAGCAACTACTTGGTACCTTCTTACATAGTATGGCCGAAAATCGGGCTTTTGGGGATGAAGAGGGACAAGTCGATCTTGAGACTTTAAAGACGGACATGTTAGCTTCACTCGATCGAGCTTGGGATGCTATCGGTTCCCCGCGAGAAACCCTCGAGGGGCAGGACCAGTATGAGAAAGCCGTGGAAAAGGTAGAAGTTTTGGCCACGATTCTGGCAGCTTCCACCCCAGTGGCGGTGGAAGCAGAACTGGTCGCTAAAGTCGGCGACAATGCTCGAATCTGGGGCAAAGTCGACCGGATTGAACAACTTTCAGATGGGCGCATCAGCATCATCGATTACAAGAGTGGAAAACCAATCGCAGTGAAGGATGCGGTAGTAAATCCGCAACTGTTGGCTTATCAGGTCGCTTGGGAGGCACTGCCGGCGGCCGAAAAAGCCAAGATCCTCGGTTGCTCACCCCAAGAGCTATCTGGCCAGACGGGGCAGGTAGCCAATGCCAGCCTTTACTATCTAGAAAAGCGTTCCAAAGAACCTTTCCCCAGTCGCACTCAGCCAGCTCTGACAGGTGATGGCCAAGGTGAGCTGAGCGAACTCGATGTTGATGCGGCAGTAGCCGCACTGGATGCGGAAGCACCCACCCTTGATCAAGCTAGACAAGTCGTCCACAGTGCGGCGAGCTCGATTAGGGCTGGTCAGTATCGCACAAAGGTCAATAACCAGTGTGATCGCTGCAATTTCAAGTCCAGCTGCCCCAGCCAAAGCCAAGGAAGGAAACTATTCTCATGA
- a CDS encoding DUF3107 domain-containing protein has translation MELKIGLSGVARELNLEDVELSADELKAAVAHSLSTDETLELKTAKEGTVLINPKSLAYVEIVPEQKRTVGFGLVPNV, from the coding sequence ATGGAATTGAAGATTGGTTTGTCGGGTGTAGCTCGCGAGCTAAACCTAGAAGATGTGGAACTAAGCGCTGACGAGCTGAAAGCAGCAGTGGCTCATTCCTTGAGCACTGATGAGACTTTAGAGCTAAAGACCGCGAAGGAAGGTACCGTCCTGATTAACCCAAAGTCCTTGGCTTATGTTGAGATTGTGCCAGAACAAAAGCGCACCGTCGGTTTCGGCTTGGTACCTAACGTCTAG